From the Fundidesulfovibrio putealis DSM 16056 genome, the window GGGTGGACAGTTTTCGTTCGTACGAGTTGGTCGCCTTGGCGGCCTGGAGCATTCCCAACAGCTTGCCGACCGAGGTAAACAGCACCTCGTACCCCCTCCTGGCTCCGGCGTGTCCAAGGGCCTGGGCGATGTGGCTTTTCCCGGTGCCGCAAGGGCCGACGATGAGCACGGAAGCTTTTTCCTCAACGAAGCGACACGTTGCCAAGTCAAGAATCAGCGACTTATTGATGGACGGGTTGTAGCCGAAGTCGAAGCCTTCAAAGGTCTTTTGACTTCTGAAGCCCGCACGGCGGATTCGGAGCGAGAACTTCTTCTGTTCCCTCCGGGCCACCTCGTCCTGGACCAGCATGGCCAGGAACTCCACATGGGACAGTCCATCCTCAATGGCCTGCTTGTTCCGCACCTCCAGGGAGTCCAGGATGCCGGAGAGACGAAGCTGTTTCAACGCGGGTTCAAGGGAAGGCATCGGGTTCATTATCTTCTCCTTTTCATTGTAGAATTCCGCTCAATTCCCTGCAATACTTCGACTTACCAGTGTAAATTTCTTTCACCTCCTCATGGAAGACAGGGCGCGGCAATACGTCCAGGCCCTTCTCCAGGATGCGCTTGACGGTGCAGTAACGGATGTCGTTGTGATCCAAGGCGCGTTGGCAAGCGGCTTCAAGGCGTTTCGCGCCGTATTTCTTTTTGAGCCGCAACGCCCCTTGAGCTGCCCGGAGATTGTCCAGCACTTTGTCTGAGAACAGCTCGTCAATGAAGCTCAAGCAGGCTGGGCCTACCTTTTCGGCCTGGGCCAGGCACCACTGCGGATCGTGCATGATGTACGCCTTGGCGTCCGGCGGCAAATGATCCTCGAGGGTGGACTTGCTCCCCGGCCTGGGCAGACGGGGATGGATGGCGACAAGCTCGATGCCGTCGAAAAGCTGGACGGTCTTCTCCGTGGCCCGCAGCCACAGCTCCTGGTGCACCAGCCGGTAAGGGGCGGAGTAGAAGCTCCTGCGGAACTCGACGTGGCAGTTGCCGTGCAGCTTGACCTGCGCCCAGACGGCCATCTCCGGCGGCACAGAGGGCAACGGCCTAAGCACATGCTTTTCAGTCTCGGCGAACAGCGTCAGCGGTTTCTCCTTCGTGGTCCCGTGAATGCGGTTGCCCGCCGTTTCCATGACCCAGGCCCGGAGTTGCTCATTGGCATCACGTAGGGTTCGGAATTCACGCAGAGGCATGAAATTGTTCTTGATGTACTTGACCCCGGACTCGACCCTGCCTTTCTTCTGCGGCTCGCGCGGTGGACATGGTGAGATCAGGAACTGGTATCCCTCGGCGCATTCCGCGTAGGACCGCTGCACCTGGGGATCGTGGAAGCTGGCCTTGACGATGGCGCTTTTGAGGTTGTCGATGATCATCTTCCCTGGAACGCCGCCGAAAAACTCGAAAGCCCGTCTGTGGCAGCCAAGCCAGGTCTCCACCTT encodes:
- the istB gene encoding IS21-like element helper ATPase IstB, which gives rise to MNPMPSLEPALKQLRLSGILDSLEVRNKQAIEDGLSHVEFLAMLVQDEVARREQKKFSLRIRRAGFRSQKTFEGFDFGYNPSINKSLILDLATCRFVEEKASVLIVGPCGTGKSHIAQALGHAGARRGYEVLFTSVGKLLGMLQAAKATNSYERKLSTLAKTDLLIIDDFGLKPFKTSEDEDFHDLIAERYERCPTIITSNLDFSEWGEAFNNKLLGAATLDRLRHGAYKVVLEGRSFRSSREEAMIKNCVAGAGENN
- the istA gene encoding IS21 family transposase — its product is MFEYRHALVRMRLGESDRQIAKTHLMGRRKLAQVREIAETLGWLAPDTLLPNDAELSLALAGRSPVQPSTSSINPFQNDVRDWVKQGIAGIAIHTALVRKHGYTGAYSSVRRFIAKLKKDNPTATVMLDFNPGEAAQVDFGSGPEIIDAFTGEVTKTHFFVMTLAWSRHQYAEIVRDQKVETWLGCHRRAFEFFGGVPGKMIIDNLKSAIVKASFHDPQVQRSYAECAEGYQFLISPCPPREPQKKGRVESGVKYIKNNFMPLREFRTLRDANEQLRAWVMETAGNRIHGTTKEKPLTLFAETEKHVLRPLPSVPPEMAVWAQVKLHGNCHVEFRRSFYSAPYRLVHQELWLRATEKTVQLFDGIELVAIHPRLPRPGSKSTLEDHLPPDAKAYIMHDPQWCLAQAEKVGPACLSFIDELFSDKVLDNLRAAQGALRLKKKYGAKRLEAACQRALDHNDIRYCTVKRILEKGLDVLPRPVFHEEVKEIYTGKSKYCRELSGILQ